A stretch of Arachis hypogaea cultivar Tifrunner chromosome 15, arahy.Tifrunner.gnm2.J5K5, whole genome shotgun sequence DNA encodes these proteins:
- the LOC112751774 gene encoding E3 ubiquitin-protein ligase ATL31, with protein sequence MNFLRYCHVITTIFLLSVPNITAQLAAPSAHPPVVTQNNDGNPSIAIILVVLIFAFFMTGFCAVYIRHCNESYVLQGAAAANAATAPRGVDPEVLSTFPIMVYSTVKHLKTGHSASLQCAVCLSEFKDMDKLRLLPKCSHVFHPECIDAWLASHVTCPVCRAKMKSENMEFEVEIQELEGSANHMFDEMSGRMGEVSCDGNEGGDGEGVDGVVGKCNGTSKVRAFGLLVRSHSTGHSLVEPGKSLERFTLRLPEELRKQILEANHKCSGGCGGMKRSASYDVVLQSEVGEGSSSNKGSKNSRWVLSMTPPFVSRGWGHFSTSSGLAPPNECSTCSGIPRLWGSSAAREEKGCEGREGLQLV encoded by the coding sequence ATGAATTTCCTCAGGTACTGCCACGTCATCACCACCATCTTCCTTCTATCAGTACCCAACATTACTGCTCAATTGGCGGCTCCGTCAGCTCACCCACCAGTAGTCACCCAAAACAACGACGGAAACCCTTCCATTGCGATTATTCTCGTCGTTCTCATCTTCGCATTCTTCATGACTGGCTTCTGCGCCGTCTACATTCGCCACTGCAATGAAAGCTACGTCCTTCAGGGAGCTGCCGCTGCCAACGCCGCCACTGCTCCACGTGGCGTCGATCCGGAGGTGCTCTCCACGTTCCCAATTATGGTTTATTCCACCGTGAAGCACCTCAAAACGGGTCACAGTGCGTCGCTTCAGTGCGCTGTGTGCTTGAGCGAGTTCAAGGACATGGACAAGCTCAGACTTTTGCCCAAGTGCAGTCACGTGTTTCACCCTGAGTGCATCGACGCGTGGCTCGCCTCGCACGTGACTTGTCCTGTCTGCAGGGCCAAGATGAAGTCGGAAAACATGGAGTTCGAGGTTGAGATTCAGGAGTTAGAGGGAAGTGCCAACCATATGTTCGATGAAATGTCTGGGAGAATGGGTGAGGTTTCTTGTGATGGGAACGAAGGTGGGGATGGTGAGGGAGTTGATGGGGTTGTTGGGAAGTGTAATGGGACCTCAAAGGTGAGAGCTTTTGGGTTGTTGGTGAGGTCGCACTCTACGGGTCACTCTCTTGTGGAGCCGGGGAAGAGCTTGGAGAGGTTCACTTTGAGGTTGCCTGAGGAATTGAGGAAGCAGATTCTGGAAGCCAATCATAAGTGTAGTGGTGGTTGTGGTGGGATGAAGCGTTCGGCAAGCTACGACGTCGTTTTGCAGAGTGAAGTTGGTGAAGGTAGTAGTAGTAATAAGGGGAGTAAGAATAGTAGGTGGGTGCTGTCTATGACACCTCCGTTTGTTTCTCGCGGTTGGGGTCATTTTAGTACTTCTTCTGGTTTGGCACCGCCAAATGAGTGCTCAACATGCTCTGGGATTCCTAGGCTTTGGGGTTCTTCAGCGGCAAGGGAAGAGAAAGGATGTGAAGGGAGAGAGGGTTTGCAACTGGTATGA
- the LOC112751775 gene encoding E3 ubiquitin-protein ligase ATL31 — MAQPHPNHLTWIHLHLILLFLLHGSHSVVHAQGSMEPVPTDISHHSWQPSFAITIGAIICAFLFMGIITVYLRNCTGSHINNRNQTNQTSSECSCSCSQGITKELLNTFPILFYPTIKDLKIGKASLECAICLTDFKDYDTLRLLPKCNHVFHPQCIDSWLCSHVTCPVCRANLNQDTCEIAITVPTQLSTPQRGEESLGLEAENNGGEENNAVEQNHVEKNEVLNSNDGGGGEGDGGSDGVVSKPKLLKSNSTGHTVVEQVKSEERYTLRLPEDVRRYILVNHGETVQRSSSYNNNNGNNVVRGVCWSEIEESSGGGKRSNNGEVKVERWVLCSRG, encoded by the coding sequence ATGGCTCAACCTCACCCCAATCATCTCACTTGGATTCACCTTCACCtcatcctcctcttcctcctccatgGTAGTCATAGTGTAGTTCATGCACAAGGTTCCATGGAGCCAGTTCCCACAGACATCTCCCACCACAGTTGGCAACCTTCTTTTGCAATCACCATAGGTGCCATCATCTGTGCCTTCCTCTTCATGGGGATCATCACAGTCTACCTTCGTAACTGTACTGGTTCACACATCAACAACAGAAACCAAACCAACCAAACCTCCTCAGAATGTTCATGTTCTTGTTCACAAGGGATCACTAAGGAACTCCTCAACACTTTCCCAATCCTCTTCTACCCCACCATCAAGGACCTCAAGATAGGTAAAGCATCATTGGAATGTGCAATTTGCTTAACTGATTTCAAGGACTATGACACACTGAGGCTTCTACCAAAGTGCAACCATGTCTTTCACCCTCAATGCATAGACTCATGGCTATGTTCCCATGTCACGTGCCCGGTTTGTCGCGCGAATCTGAACCAAGACACATGTGAAATTGCCATAACTGTTCCGACCCAATTGAGCACTCCCCAAAGGGGTGAAGAAAGTCTAGGACTTGAAGCCGAAAACAACGGTGGTGAAGAGAACAACGCGGTGGAACAAAACCATGTCGAGAAAAACGAGGTTTTGAACAGCaacgatggtggtggtggtgaaggtGATGGTGGTAGTGACGGGGTTGTGTCAAAACCGAAGCTTTTGAAGTCAAATTCAACAGGACACACGGTTGTGGAGCAAGTGAAGAGCGAGGAGAGGTACACACTGAGGTTACCGGAAGATGTGAGGAGGTACATTCTGGTGAACCATGGTGAAACGGTGCAGCGTTCCTCCagctacaacaacaacaatggcaacaaCGTGGTGAGAGGGGTGTGTTGGAGTGAGATTGAAGAGAGCAGCGGTGGTGGTAAGAGAAGCAACAATGGTGAGGTGAAGGTGGAGAGGTGGGTGCTTTGTAGCCGTGGTTGA
- the LOC112751776 gene encoding uncharacterized protein, giving the protein MEIRVRCNCGEDKEEEGRCKEWAIVELQGVVEPQPGFHDSLPNLQIGTLCRPSSQEVYTLTIGYHELTGSKVPLKKPMMVLKKVKHSPIDRGESSGCGEVELQVVGIIRHRILFKNRPKALISKPQPTSKERQKSIMLGSVPSNQAL; this is encoded by the exons ATGGAGATTCGAGTAAGATGCAACTGCggagaagataaagaagaagaaggaagatgcaAAGAATGGGCCATCGTTGAACTCCAAGGCGTCGTCGAACCCCAACCAGGTTTCCATGACTCCCTCCCAAACCTTCAAATCGGAACTCTCTGCCGTCCTTCTTCTCAG GAAGTGTATACTTTGACTATTGGGTATCACGAGCTGACTGGGTCAAAGGTTCCTCTGAAGAAGCCAATGATGGTGCTCAAGAAAGTGAAGCACTCTCCCATTGACAGAGGAGAAAGCAGCGGTTGTGGTGAGGTTGAGCTTCAAGTTGTTGGAATCATTCGACATAGGATCCTGTTCAAGAACAGACCTAAAGCCCTCATTTCTA AACCACAGCCAACatcaaaggaaagacaaaagtcTATCATGTTGGGTTCTGTTCCTTCAAATCAAGCTTTGTGA